The proteins below come from a single Oryzomicrobium terrae genomic window:
- a CDS encoding penicillin-binding protein 1A, whose product MNLAPDQLKPCLARLFGLLRRPTRRGLFLALVTPPALFLLYVLLLIPFTPGISDIRKAKQEQPAQVLSADGKELAVFKRANREWVPLADISPRVVEALVATEDHRFYQHHGIDWRRTVGAALRTFSGDRQGGSTITQQLARNLYPDDIGRAPTLTRKLKEAITAFKIEALYTKDEILETYLNTVPFLYNAYGIEMAARTYFDTSAGKLDVLQSATLVGMLKGNSYYNPVLNPERAVQRRNTVLAQMVKREHLTPAQFEALKKKPLNLDFERQTEPPGPAPHFAQQLRKWLIAWADDHDYNIYADGLVVRTTVDSRLQAWATQAVARQGAQLQGLADGMWAGRFRRGTKGVADPLLAAFIAETPDYKAARDAGLDQAQAMKKLLADRSFMEGLRKQKATIQTGFLALDPRTGQVRAWVGSRDYLQDGFDHVQQARRQPGSTFKPFVYGAAFAQGAKPDDTLVDQAVEIPLKGGEVWRPGDHSPPSGQPMTLGDALAYSKNTITAQLMQTVGPAKVAKLAQAMGVRQSPLEQVPSLALGTSPVTLKEMVSAYGTIANGGAYIAPTMVTRIEDRDGKVLAEFAPADAEPALSAKAAYTLLDAMRGVVDKGTGVAIRSRYGIRADVAGKTGTTQGNTDGWFILMHPELVAGAWVGFNDNRITLRSDYWGQGAHSALPMVGDFFQRALRGKAIDAKARFEEPEKSFVVRWWNRFTGWVAEWAQGLYETLHDRLFGPAPQAPRPVAPPPEAPAEVPLEPQEAAPVEDMGASPPNPDLPPDLVPPEARGLPGPAGAPGLGGSGASAGNNGGSSSAPPGGAANPPGSAPGGAVPGPASGAAQP is encoded by the coding sequence ATGAATCTGGCCCCAGACCAGCTCAAGCCCTGCCTTGCCCGACTTTTCGGCCTGCTGCGCCGCCCCACCCGCCGGGGCCTGTTCCTGGCCCTGGTGACCCCACCGGCCCTGTTCCTGCTCTACGTCCTCCTCCTGATCCCGTTCACCCCGGGTATCAGCGACATCCGCAAGGCCAAGCAGGAGCAGCCGGCCCAGGTGCTGTCCGCCGACGGCAAGGAACTGGCGGTGTTCAAGCGCGCCAATCGGGAATGGGTGCCCTTGGCCGACATCTCGCCCCGGGTGGTGGAGGCCTTGGTGGCCACCGAGGATCACCGCTTTTACCAGCACCACGGCATCGACTGGCGACGCACCGTCGGGGCGGCCCTGCGCACCTTCTCCGGCGACCGCCAGGGCGGCTCCACCATCACCCAGCAGTTGGCGCGCAACCTCTACCCGGACGATATCGGCCGGGCGCCGACCCTGACGCGCAAGCTCAAGGAGGCCATCACCGCCTTCAAGATCGAGGCCCTGTACACCAAGGACGAGATCCTCGAGACCTACCTGAACACGGTGCCCTTCCTCTACAACGCCTACGGTATCGAGATGGCGGCGCGCACCTATTTCGACACCAGCGCCGGCAAGCTCGACGTGCTGCAAAGCGCCACCCTGGTGGGCATGTTGAAGGGCAACAGCTACTACAACCCGGTGCTCAACCCGGAGCGGGCCGTGCAGCGGCGCAACACGGTGCTGGCCCAGATGGTCAAGCGCGAGCACCTGACGCCCGCCCAGTTCGAGGCCCTGAAGAAGAAGCCCCTCAACCTGGACTTCGAGCGCCAGACCGAGCCCCCCGGGCCGGCGCCCCATTTCGCCCAGCAACTACGCAAGTGGCTGATCGCCTGGGCCGACGACCACGACTACAACATCTACGCCGACGGCCTGGTGGTGCGCACCACCGTCGATTCGCGCCTACAGGCCTGGGCCACCCAGGCGGTGGCGCGCCAGGGCGCCCAACTCCAGGGCCTGGCCGACGGCATGTGGGCCGGGCGCTTCCGCCGCGGCACCAAGGGGGTGGCCGATCCGCTGCTGGCCGCCTTCATCGCCGAGACGCCGGACTACAAGGCCGCCCGGGATGCCGGCCTGGATCAGGCCCAGGCCATGAAAAAGCTGCTCGCCGACCGTAGCTTCATGGAAGGCCTGCGCAAGCAGAAGGCCACCATCCAGACCGGCTTCCTTGCCCTGGACCCGCGCACCGGCCAGGTGCGGGCCTGGGTGGGCAGCCGGGATTACCTGCAAGACGGCTTCGACCATGTGCAGCAGGCCCGCCGCCAGCCCGGCTCCACCTTCAAGCCCTTCGTCTATGGCGCCGCCTTTGCTCAGGGCGCCAAGCCCGACGACACCCTGGTGGACCAGGCGGTGGAAATTCCCCTCAAAGGCGGCGAGGTGTGGCGCCCCGGCGACCACAGCCCGCCCAGCGGCCAGCCCATGACCCTGGGCGACGCTTTGGCCTATTCCAAGAACACCATCACCGCCCAGCTGATGCAGACCGTGGGCCCGGCCAAGGTGGCCAAGCTGGCCCAGGCCATGGGGGTGCGCCAGAGCCCGCTGGAGCAGGTGCCGTCCCTGGCCCTGGGCACCAGCCCGGTGACCCTCAAGGAAATGGTCAGCGCCTACGGCACCATCGCCAACGGCGGTGCCTATATTGCGCCGACCATGGTCACCCGCATCGAGGACCGGGACGGCAAGGTCCTGGCCGAGTTCGCCCCGGCGGACGCGGAGCCAGCCCTCTCGGCGAAGGCCGCCTACACCCTGCTCGACGCCATGCGCGGGGTGGTGGACAAGGGCACCGGCGTGGCCATCCGCAGCCGCTACGGCATCCGCGCCGATGTGGCGGGCAAGACCGGTACCACCCAGGGCAACACCGACGGCTGGTTCATCCTGATGCACCCGGAGCTGGTGGCCGGCGCCTGGGTCGGCTTCAACGACAACCGCATCACCCTGCGCAGCGACTACTGGGGCCAGGGCGCCCACAGCGCCCTGCCCATGGTGGGCGACTTCTTCCAGCGCGCCCTGCGTGGCAAGGCCATCGACGCCAAGGCCCGCTTCGAGGAACCGGAGAAGAGCTTCGTCGTGCGCTGGTGGAACCGCTTCACCGGCTGGGTGGCGGAATGGGCCCAAGGTTTGTACGAGACACTGCACGACCGCCTGTTCGGCCCGGCGCCGCAGGCGCCTCGGCCCGTTGCGCCGCCGCCGGAAGCGCCGGCGGAGGTTCCGCTCGAACCCCAGGAGGCGGCGCCGGTGGAGGACATGGGCGCGTCCCCGCCCAATCCCGATCTGCCGCCGGACCTGGTGCCCCCCGAGGCCCGGGGACTGCCTGGACCGGCGGGGGCGCCGGGATTAGGGGGCAGTGGTGCCAGTGCTGGCAACAACGGTGGAAGCAGCAGCGCGCCGCCCGGAGGCGCCGCCAATCCCCCGGGCAGCGCCCCGGGGGGCGCCGTGCCCGGGCCAGCCAGTGGCGCCGCCCAGCCGTAA